The Vibrio pomeroyi genome window below encodes:
- a CDS encoding lactonase family protein, with protein MKTLPLTIGCYTDTPSKSQGVYQTQLDLDNGKLSPLELVAECTNPSFVVATQLGIYTASEVDQPKQPQLVHIANASSKTANNSGAISGDHPCHITIDPSHKFAITSQYSSGTFDIFSLSINGNIDKRLKTIKMVGSGPNKERQTGPHAHQCLFLQNSPQFVTVDLGADRINFYCFDEEQEEFLDEPMQSIKAPAGNGPRHLIFNKAEDKAYVICELSETILMLEKVLGVWNIVEEIDALPNMEKGEATAAIKLSPDEQFLYVSCRHQSRISSFKIEPNTKMPIFIDSYSTEGNFPRDFHITDCGQWLIAANQHSNNITSFKRNIEDGSLVYTGYSLELDAPVCVTQQR; from the coding sequence ATGAAAACCCTACCTTTAACGATTGGTTGCTACACAGATACTCCCAGTAAAAGCCAAGGCGTATATCAGACTCAATTAGATTTAGATAACGGAAAGCTATCACCGTTAGAACTCGTTGCTGAATGTACCAATCCATCTTTTGTCGTAGCGACACAACTCGGTATCTACACGGCTTCTGAAGTTGACCAGCCCAAACAGCCACAATTGGTTCATATCGCTAATGCTAGCTCAAAGACCGCTAATAACTCAGGGGCTATCTCTGGTGATCATCCTTGTCATATCACCATTGATCCTAGCCATAAGTTTGCTATTACGTCGCAATACTCATCAGGCACATTCGATATCTTTAGTTTAAGTATCAACGGTAATATCGATAAACGACTCAAAACAATCAAAATGGTCGGTTCTGGTCCAAACAAAGAACGACAAACAGGACCACATGCCCATCAGTGTTTGTTCTTACAAAACTCACCACAATTTGTCACCGTCGATCTTGGCGCCGATAGAATCAACTTTTACTGCTTTGATGAAGAACAGGAAGAGTTTCTAGACGAACCAATGCAATCCATAAAAGCTCCAGCTGGCAATGGGCCTCGTCATTTAATCTTCAATAAGGCTGAAGATAAGGCCTATGTGATCTGTGAGCTATCCGAAACGATACTAATGTTGGAAAAGGTTTTAGGTGTATGGAACATTGTGGAGGAAATAGACGCGCTTCCCAATATGGAGAAAGGTGAAGCAACGGCTGCAATAAAACTATCACCGGATGAACAATTTCTTTATGTGTCTTGTCGACACCAATCAAGGATCAGTAGTTTCAAAATCGAACCAAACACCAAAATGCCTATTTTTATTGATAGTTATAGTACTGAAGGTAATTTTCCTCGTGATTTTCATATTACCGACTGCGGGCAATGGCTTATCGCCGCAAACCAGCACTCCAATAACATCACCTCATTCAAACGAAATATTGAGGATGGCTCTCTGGTTTACACAGGCTACTCTTTGGAGCTAGATGCACCTGTTTGTGTAACACAACAGCGATAG
- the ychF gene encoding redox-regulated ATPase YchF, with protein MGFKCGIVGLPNVGKSTLFNALTKAGIEAANFPFCTIEPNTGIVPVPDLRLDTLAKIVNPQKILPTTMEFVDIAGLVAGASKGEGLGNKFLANIRETDAIGHVVRCFENENIVHVSGKVSPIEDIEVINLELALADLDSCERAIQRNAKKAKGGDKDAKFEITVLEKLLPVLTEGGMARTVELGKEEAAAIGYLNFLTLKPTMYIANVAEDGFENNPYLDAVREYAEKENNVVVAVCAAIESELSELDDEDREEFLADMGIEEPGLNRVIRSGYELLTLQTYFTAGVKEVRAWTIPVGATAPQAAGKIHTDFEKGFIRAEVVGFDHFIEFNGESGAKDAGKWRLEGKEYIVKDGDVVHFRFNV; from the coding sequence ATGGGTTTTAAATGTGGCATCGTTGGTCTACCAAACGTTGGTAAGTCAACTCTGTTTAACGCACTGACTAAAGCAGGCATCGAAGCAGCAAACTTTCCATTTTGTACGATCGAACCAAACACAGGTATCGTTCCGGTTCCAGATCTACGCTTAGATACATTAGCAAAAATTGTTAATCCACAGAAGATCCTTCCAACGACAATGGAATTCGTAGATATCGCAGGCCTAGTTGCTGGCGCATCTAAAGGTGAAGGTCTTGGTAACAAATTCCTAGCTAACATCCGTGAAACTGACGCTATCGGTCACGTTGTACGCTGCTTTGAAAATGAAAACATCGTTCACGTTTCTGGCAAAGTATCTCCAATCGAAGACATCGAAGTGATCAACCTTGAACTTGCGCTGGCTGACTTAGACAGCTGTGAACGTGCAATTCAACGTAACGCTAAGAAAGCAAAAGGCGGCGACAAAGACGCTAAGTTCGAAATCACAGTACTAGAAAAGCTACTACCAGTTCTTACTGAAGGCGGTATGGCGCGTACTGTTGAACTAGGCAAAGAAGAAGCGGCAGCAATCGGCTACCTAAACTTCCTAACGCTGAAACCAACAATGTACATCGCAAACGTTGCTGAAGATGGTTTTGAAAACAACCCTTACCTAGACGCTGTTCGTGAATACGCAGAAAAAGAAAACAACGTTGTTGTTGCTGTTTGTGCGGCTATCGAATCTGAGCTTTCTGAGCTTGATGACGAAGATCGCGAAGAGTTCCTAGCAGACATGGGTATCGAAGAACCAGGTCTTAACCGAGTGATCCGTTCTGGTTACGAGCTACTGACTCTTCAAACTTACTTCACAGCTGGCGTTAAAGAAGTTCGCGCATGGACAATTCCTGTAGGTGCAACAGCACCACAAGCTGCTGGTAAGATCCACACAGACTTCGAAAAAGGCTTCATCCGAGCTGAAGTTGTTGGTTTTGATCACTTCATCGAGTTTAACGGTGAGAGCGGTGCAAAAGATGCAGGTAAATGGCGTCTTGAAGGCAAAGAATACATCGTAAAAGATGGCGACGTTGTTCACTTCCGTTTCAACGTATAA
- the pth gene encoding aminoacyl-tRNA hydrolase: protein MSQQIKLLVGLANPGPEYAKTRHNAGAWVVEELARVHNVTLKNEPKFFGLTGRIMVHGEDLRLLIPTTFMNLSGKAVAALAKFYQIKPEEIMVAHDELDLPPGIGKFKKGGGHGGHNGLKDIISKQGNNKEFYRLRLGIGHPGHKDKVAGYVLGKAPQKEQECIEAVVDESVRSLDILLKDGLPKAQNRLHTFKAE, encoded by the coding sequence TTGAGCCAACAAATAAAACTTCTCGTTGGACTGGCTAATCCAGGTCCAGAATACGCCAAAACTCGCCATAATGCGGGTGCTTGGGTAGTTGAAGAATTAGCACGTGTACACAACGTGACACTAAAGAACGAACCAAAGTTCTTTGGCCTAACGGGTCGTATCATGGTTCATGGTGAAGATCTTCGTTTGCTGATCCCAACGACTTTTATGAACTTGTCAGGCAAAGCAGTTGCAGCTTTGGCAAAATTCTACCAAATTAAACCTGAAGAGATCATGGTTGCTCATGATGAGTTAGACCTTCCTCCTGGTATTGGAAAGTTTAAAAAAGGGGGTGGTCACGGCGGACATAACGGTCTGAAAGACATCATCAGTAAACAGGGTAACAATAAAGAATTCTATCGTCTTAGATTAGGCATTGGCCATCCAGGACACAAAGATAAAGTTGCAGGTTATGTATTAGGCAAAGCTCCACAAAAAGAGCAAGAGTGTATCGAGGCCGTCGTTGACGAATCGGTTCGCAGCCTAGACATCTTATTAAAAGATGGCCTACCAAAAGCACAAAATCGCTTACATACGTTCAAAGCAGAATAA
- a CDS encoding ribose-phosphate pyrophosphokinase gives MPDMKLFAGNATPELAQRIADRLYISLGDATVDRFSDGEVAVQINENVRGSDVFLIQSTCAPTNDNLMELVVMIDAMRRASAGRITAVIPYFGYARQDRRVRSARVPITAKVVADFLSNVGVDRVLTIDLHAEQIQGFFDVPVDNIFGTPVLLEDMANRGLENPVVVSPDLGGVVRARATAKALGDVDIAIVDKRRPRANVSEVMNLIGDVEGRDCVIVDDMIDTGGTLCKAAEALKERGAKRVFAYATHAVFSGTAANNIKNSVLDQVIVTDSISLSPEMAATGKVTTLSLSRMLAEAIRRISNEESISAMFN, from the coding sequence GTGCCTGATATGAAGCTATTTGCTGGTAACGCAACACCTGAACTAGCCCAACGTATTGCTGATCGTCTATACATCTCTCTTGGCGATGCTACTGTAGACCGTTTTTCTGATGGCGAAGTCGCTGTTCAAATCAATGAAAACGTTCGTGGTAGCGATGTATTCCTGATTCAATCAACTTGTGCACCAACCAATGACAACCTAATGGAATTGGTGGTAATGATTGACGCAATGCGCCGTGCTTCTGCTGGCCGTATTACTGCTGTAATCCCTTACTTCGGTTATGCCCGTCAAGATCGTCGTGTACGTTCTGCTCGTGTGCCAATTACTGCAAAAGTTGTTGCAGATTTCCTTTCTAACGTTGGCGTTGACCGCGTTCTTACTATCGACCTACACGCAGAGCAAATCCAAGGCTTCTTCGATGTACCTGTTGATAACATCTTCGGCACTCCAGTTCTTCTAGAAGACATGGCGAACCGTGGCCTAGAAAACCCAGTTGTGGTTTCTCCAGACCTTGGTGGTGTTGTACGTGCTCGTGCTACTGCTAAAGCGCTAGGTGATGTTGACATCGCTATCGTTGATAAGCGTCGTCCACGTGCTAACGTTTCTGAAGTAATGAACCTAATCGGTGATGTTGAAGGCCGTGACTGTGTTATCGTTGATGACATGATCGATACGGGTGGCACACTATGTAAAGCAGCTGAAGCGCTTAAAGAGCGCGGTGCCAAGCGTGTATTCGCTTACGCAACTCACGCTGTTTTCTCTGGTACTGCTGCGAACAACATCAAGAACTCTGTTCTAGACCAAGTTATCGTAACGGATTCTATCTCTCTATCTCCAGAGATGGCTGCGACAGGTAAAGTAACAACACTTAGCCTTTCTCGCATGCTTGCTGAAGCGATTCGTCGTATCAGCAACGAAGAATCAATCTCAGCGATGTTCAACTAA
- the ispE gene encoding 4-(cytidine 5'-diphospho)-2-C-methyl-D-erythritol kinase: MITTPTHWPSPAKLNLFLYITGRRDNGYHELQTLFQFVDFGDELTVTVNEETNSITITPEIPGVATEDNLIWKAATALQQYTSTSFGADIELKKVLPMGGGIGGGSSNAATVLVALNYLWQLKLSDDQLAEIGLKLGADVPVFVRGHAAFAEGVGEQLQPANPDEKWYLVVKPQVSIATVDIFTHSELTRNTPKRALSTLLEQEYVNDCEKIVRMLYPEVDKQLSWLLQYAPSRLTGTGSCVFAEFSSKKEAELVLEQLPDTVSAFVAKGRNISPLKETLAEYHSAHPQSI; this comes from the coding sequence ATGATAACAACGCCAACGCATTGGCCTTCTCCGGCTAAACTGAATCTATTTCTTTACATCACAGGTCGACGTGACAATGGCTATCACGAGCTTCAAACCTTGTTTCAGTTTGTCGATTTTGGCGATGAACTAACGGTTACCGTTAATGAAGAAACAAACTCAATCACCATTACACCGGAAATCCCAGGCGTTGCGACCGAAGACAACCTGATTTGGAAAGCCGCCACCGCCCTTCAACAATATACATCGACTTCTTTCGGTGCCGATATTGAGCTAAAGAAAGTACTTCCGATGGGAGGTGGCATTGGTGGAGGTTCTTCAAATGCCGCAACCGTGTTGGTCGCACTGAACTATCTATGGCAACTCAAGCTATCGGATGATCAGCTCGCAGAGATCGGATTGAAACTTGGCGCTGACGTTCCTGTGTTCGTTCGAGGCCATGCAGCCTTTGCAGAAGGCGTTGGAGAACAGCTTCAACCCGCTAATCCGGATGAAAAATGGTATCTCGTTGTTAAACCTCAAGTGAGCATAGCAACTGTAGACATATTCACACATTCAGAATTAACTCGAAATACGCCGAAGCGAGCGCTATCAACGCTTCTAGAGCAAGAATACGTAAACGATTGCGAAAAAATTGTGCGAATGCTGTACCCAGAGGTTGATAAGCAACTTTCATGGCTGCTACAATACGCGCCGTCGAGATTGACTGGCACTGGTTCATGCGTTTTTGCTGAATTTAGCAGCAAAAAAGAAGCCGAATTGGTGTTGGAACAACTGCCTGACACAGTTTCCGCTTTTGTAGCGAAAGGACGAAACATTTCTCCTTTAAAAGAAACTTTGGCTGAATACCACTCAGCCCACCCACAATCTATTTAA
- the lolB gene encoding lipoprotein insertase outer membrane protein LolB produces MSKLRRITSLIFMTIIMVGCSSIPEQPTSVEWQSHQNRLLQIENYQASGKLAYISPEQRQSLNFIWKHSPNQSQLRLTTFLGQTALNLTIDPSGAKVVTYDDQVFTHASASLLVEQLTGLQIPIDHLPQWFLGIPDQADSYQLNTTNTLEYLTKQVSSQLWTLNFANYRNTEMPSNQLSDEGNANVESIPLPTRLSFKQDDNKINIVVSKWTLKK; encoded by the coding sequence ATGAGCAAACTTCGTAGAATCACGTCTCTTATTTTTATGACCATAATTATGGTGGGTTGCTCGTCTATACCTGAACAACCGACCAGTGTTGAGTGGCAAAGTCACCAAAACCGACTTCTACAGATAGAAAACTACCAAGCCTCGGGCAAGCTCGCCTACATTTCTCCAGAGCAGCGCCAAAGCCTAAACTTCATTTGGAAACATTCACCAAATCAAAGTCAATTGAGGCTCACTACGTTTCTCGGTCAAACCGCATTGAACCTGACTATAGATCCGTCGGGTGCCAAAGTGGTGACCTATGACGACCAAGTATTTACTCACGCAAGTGCCTCTCTATTGGTTGAGCAACTGACAGGTTTACAGATCCCTATTGATCACCTGCCTCAATGGTTTTTGGGTATTCCAGATCAAGCCGACAGCTACCAGTTAAATACAACCAACACGCTTGAGTATCTAACCAAACAAGTCAGCAGCCAGCTATGGACACTGAACTTCGCGAATTATCGAAATACAGAGATGCCTAGTAATCAACTATCGGATGAAGGCAACGCGAATGTAGAAAGCATCCCCCTCCCTACTCGATTGTCATTCAAGCAAGACGATAACAAAATCAACATTGTAGTTTCGAAGTGGACACTGAAAAAATGA
- the hemA gene encoding glutamyl-tRNA reductase yields MSLLAVGINHNTASVELREKVAFGPDKLSEALKQLNANAHVNGSVILSTCNRTEVYCDVKGVAKNKLIDWLSVFHQVSPEELKPSLYIHEEQAAIKHLMRVACGLDSLVLGEPQILGQVKQAYTDSRENKSVDASMEKLFQKSFSVAKRVRTETEIGGSAVSVAYAACTLAKHIFESIADSTVLLVGAGETIELVAKHLSANGCTKMIVANRTRERALGLAEEFGAEVISLNEIPDHLHRADIVISSTASPLPIIGKGMVETALKTRKHQPMLLVDIAVPRDVESQVGDLNDAYLYSVDDLQSIVDGNIEQRKVEAIQAEAIVSEESAAFMSWMRSLQAVDSIRDFRKSANEIREELLSKSLQSLAAGGDPEKVLLELSNKLTNKLIHAPTRALQSAAEQGEPAKLMVIRQSLGLENPQ; encoded by the coding sequence ATGTCTTTGCTTGCCGTAGGTATCAATCACAATACAGCGTCGGTTGAATTGCGAGAAAAAGTCGCTTTTGGTCCAGATAAATTATCTGAGGCACTCAAGCAACTTAACGCAAATGCACACGTGAATGGAAGTGTCATACTTTCTACCTGTAATCGAACTGAAGTGTATTGCGACGTTAAAGGCGTGGCTAAGAACAAACTTATCGATTGGTTATCAGTTTTCCATCAAGTGAGCCCTGAAGAGCTAAAACCAAGCCTTTATATCCATGAAGAGCAAGCCGCGATTAAGCACTTAATGCGCGTTGCTTGTGGTTTGGACTCTTTAGTCTTGGGTGAACCGCAGATCTTAGGTCAGGTGAAGCAAGCGTATACGGACTCGCGAGAGAACAAATCCGTTGATGCTTCAATGGAAAAACTATTCCAGAAATCATTTTCTGTTGCGAAGCGTGTTCGAACTGAGACTGAAATCGGCGGAAGCGCGGTTTCTGTTGCTTACGCAGCTTGCACCTTAGCCAAGCATATTTTTGAATCCATCGCCGATTCAACCGTGTTACTGGTGGGCGCGGGCGAAACCATTGAACTGGTGGCTAAGCATCTTTCGGCGAATGGCTGTACAAAAATGATAGTGGCGAACCGAACTCGAGAGCGTGCTCTAGGGCTAGCTGAAGAGTTTGGTGCTGAGGTGATCAGCTTGAATGAGATTCCTGATCATCTGCACCGAGCGGATATCGTTATCAGCTCAACCGCAAGTCCGTTACCTATTATCGGTAAGGGTATGGTTGAGACTGCTCTAAAAACAAGAAAGCATCAGCCTATGCTATTGGTTGATATTGCCGTTCCTCGTGATGTTGAATCGCAGGTTGGTGATCTGAACGATGCCTACCTTTATTCAGTTGATGATTTGCAGTCGATCGTTGATGGCAATATCGAACAACGTAAAGTTGAAGCGATTCAAGCTGAAGCGATCGTCAGTGAAGAAAGTGCTGCGTTCATGAGTTGGATGCGCTCACTGCAAGCGGTAGACAGTATTCGAGATTTCCGTAAATCGGCTAACGAAATCCGCGAAGAATTATTAAGTAAAAGTTTACAATCACTTGCCGCTGGCGGTGACCCTGAAAAAGTTTTACTCGAGCTCAGCAATAAGCTCACAAACAAATTGATCCATGCTCCAACGCGCGCACTTCAAAGTGCAGCTGAGCAAGGAGAACCTGCAAAATTAATGGTCATTAGACAGAGTTTGGGCTTAGAAAACCCTCAATAA
- the prfA gene encoding peptide chain release factor 1 produces the protein MKASILVKLETLVERYEEVQHLLGDPDVIGNQDKFRALSKEYSQLEEVTACFQSYQQAKEDLEAAEEMANEDDVEMREMAQDEIKDAKAAIERLTDELQILLIPKDPNDERNCFLEIRAGAGGDEAGIFAGNLFRMYSKFAEKKGWRVEVMSSNDSEQGGYKEMIAKISGDSVYGTMKFESGGHRVQRVPETESQGRVHTSACTVAVMPEIPEADLPEIKAGDLKIDTFRASGAGGQHVNTTDSAIRITHLPTGTVVECQDERSQHKNKAKAMAVLAARIVQAEEERRAAAISDTRRNLLGSGDRSDRIRTYNYPQGRVSDHRINLTIYRLNEVLEGDMQSLLDPVLQEHQADQLAALAENN, from the coding sequence ATGAAAGCCTCGATTCTAGTAAAGCTTGAAACACTTGTTGAACGCTATGAAGAAGTTCAACATCTACTTGGTGATCCAGATGTAATCGGGAATCAAGACAAATTCCGTGCACTTTCAAAAGAGTACTCTCAACTTGAAGAAGTGACAGCTTGCTTCCAGTCATACCAGCAAGCTAAAGAAGATCTAGAAGCTGCTGAAGAGATGGCAAACGAAGACGACGTAGAAATGCGTGAGATGGCTCAAGATGAAATCAAAGATGCGAAAGCAGCGATTGAGCGTCTGACTGATGAGCTACAGATTCTTCTTATTCCAAAAGATCCAAACGATGAGCGCAACTGTTTCCTAGAAATCCGCGCAGGTGCGGGTGGTGATGAAGCTGGTATCTTTGCTGGTAACCTTTTCCGTATGTACTCTAAGTTTGCAGAGAAGAAAGGCTGGCGCGTTGAAGTAATGAGCAGCAATGACTCAGAACAAGGCGGCTACAAAGAGATGATCGCTAAGATCAGTGGCGACAGTGTTTACGGCACAATGAAGTTTGAATCAGGTGGTCACCGTGTACAACGTGTACCTGAGACAGAATCTCAAGGCCGTGTTCACACATCTGCATGTACTGTTGCTGTTATGCCAGAGATCCCAGAAGCGGATCTTCCAGAAATCAAAGCGGGCGATCTTAAGATTGATACCTTCCGTGCATCAGGCGCGGGTGGTCAGCACGTTAACACCACGGATTCAGCAATCCGTATTACTCACTTACCAACAGGTACAGTAGTAGAGTGTCAAGACGAGCGTTCTCAGCATAAAAACAAAGCGAAAGCGATGGCAGTTCTGGCGGCTCGTATCGTTCAAGCGGAAGAAGAGCGCCGTGCGGCAGCAATCTCTGACACACGTCGTAACCTACTAGGTTCTGGTGACCGTAGTGACCGTATCCGTACCTATAATTACCCACAAGGCCGTGTTTCTGACCACCGCATCAACTTAACTATCTACCGCCTGAACGAAGTTTTGGAAGGTGATATGCAAAGTCTGCTTGATCCTGTTCTACAAGAACACCAAGCTGACCAACTTGCAGCATTGGCAGAAAATAACTAA
- the prmC gene encoding peptide chain release factor N(5)-glutamine methyltransferase produces the protein MQSAYTVESALKAAIVQLQEGDNTSPSIDAAVLLCHALDKPRSYLLTWPEKHLTSEQESEFNILLKRRLSGEPVAYIVGEREFWSLPLKVSPSTLIPRPDTERLVEVALDKTYGKQGAILDLGTGTGAIALALASEMPNRPVTGIDLRPEAQELATENAKRLNITNATFLHGSWFDPLSELASDGNDTKFSLIVSNPPYIEKDDPHLSQGDVRFEPITALVAEEKGLADIRYISKNARGFLENEGWLAFEHGYDQGLAVREIMQALGYLDVVTEKDYGGNDRVTLGRYCS, from the coding sequence ATGCAGTCTGCTTATACGGTTGAAAGTGCATTAAAAGCAGCAATCGTGCAGCTACAAGAGGGCGATAACACATCGCCCTCGATTGATGCTGCGGTACTGCTATGTCACGCCTTAGACAAACCAAGATCTTACCTACTTACTTGGCCTGAGAAGCATCTCACCTCAGAACAAGAATCTGAATTCAATATCCTACTAAAACGTCGTTTATCCGGTGAGCCAGTGGCTTACATTGTTGGTGAGCGAGAGTTTTGGTCATTGCCGTTAAAAGTCTCTCCTTCTACTTTAATCCCTCGTCCAGACACTGAACGTTTGGTTGAAGTGGCTTTGGATAAAACCTATGGCAAACAAGGTGCGATTCTAGATTTGGGGACGGGTACAGGTGCGATCGCATTGGCGCTGGCGTCTGAAATGCCAAATCGCCCTGTGACGGGTATTGATCTGCGTCCTGAAGCTCAAGAGCTTGCGACAGAAAATGCGAAGCGCTTAAACATCACCAACGCTACGTTTTTACATGGCAGTTGGTTTGATCCTTTAAGCGAGCTAGCTTCTGATGGCAACGATACCAAGTTCTCTTTAATTGTCTCTAACCCACCTTATATTGAGAAAGATGACCCTCATTTATCTCAAGGGGATGTGCGTTTTGAGCCAATTACCGCATTGGTTGCTGAAGAGAAAGGACTGGCTGACATTCGATACATTTCTAAAAATGCACGTGGCTTTTTGGAAAATGAAGGTTGGTTGGCGTTTGAACACGGTTACGATCAAGGCTTGGCAGTACGTGAGATAATGCAGGCGCTCGGTTATCTAGATGTTGTCACAGAGAAAGATTACGGTGGTAATGACCGAGTGACATTGGGTCGTTACTGTTCATAG
- a CDS encoding SirB2 family protein, translating into MYEGLKHFHLLTIAISALLLSIRFALMMANSSKLKHPFLQRFPHINDSLLLLSGIGLIFITGFIPFTPAAPWLTEKLTCVMAYIALGFFALKLGKNKLLRVFSFFGALGWLAMAGKIAMTKTPTFFG; encoded by the coding sequence ATGTACGAAGGTTTGAAACATTTTCACTTACTAACGATTGCGATAAGCGCACTGCTGCTTTCGATTCGATTCGCTCTTATGATGGCTAACTCTTCGAAGCTTAAGCATCCTTTCTTGCAGCGTTTTCCTCATATCAATGACTCGTTGCTACTGCTATCGGGTATTGGTTTGATTTTTATCACTGGTTTTATTCCATTTACACCGGCGGCACCATGGTTAACCGAAAAACTAACCTGTGTTATGGCTTACATCGCATTGGGTTTCTTTGCGCTTAAGCTAGGTAAGAACAAGCTATTGAGAGTTTTCTCGTTCTTCGGTGCACTTGGCTGGTTAGCAATGGCAGGCAAAATCGCAATGACGAAGACACCAACATTTTTCGGTTAA
- a CDS encoding SirB1 family protein — MYEFFDEDFDQLELAEGALILNKAINPETQDSWAEQELARLFKEAEFALVHETDEQQKFESFIRLFFYEWGFTGDKDAYFSSENAFIDKVLERKKGIPVSLGAIFLFLGRKLGFPVEGVSFPTQFLLKVSWYGQAAVYINPYNGEYVGEQTLRAWLIGHDGPLAKLKAEHLEVADHPTIIGKWLALLKSALLREERYTLALKCTDLALTFVPDDPYEIRDRGFIYQQLDCHQVAATDYQYFIDQCPDDPASELLKSQVNVMNEKTVVVH; from the coding sequence ATGTACGAATTTTTTGATGAAGACTTTGACCAGCTAGAATTAGCTGAAGGTGCATTGATCTTAAATAAAGCGATTAACCCAGAAACTCAAGACAGTTGGGCTGAGCAAGAGCTGGCAAGATTGTTTAAAGAAGCTGAGTTTGCTTTGGTTCATGAAACCGACGAACAGCAGAAGTTTGAGTCTTTTATTCGACTCTTCTTCTACGAGTGGGGCTTCACTGGCGATAAAGATGCGTACTTCTCTTCAGAAAACGCATTCATTGATAAAGTACTTGAGAGAAAGAAAGGCATTCCAGTAAGCCTTGGCGCGATCTTTCTTTTTCTAGGTCGCAAGCTAGGCTTTCCTGTAGAAGGTGTCTCTTTCCCAACTCAGTTCTTGCTTAAAGTGAGCTGGTACGGACAAGCTGCTGTCTATATTAACCCTTACAACGGTGAGTATGTTGGCGAGCAGACGTTGCGTGCGTGGCTGATTGGGCATGATGGCCCATTAGCTAAGCTTAAAGCGGAGCATTTAGAAGTGGCCGACCACCCAACCATTATTGGTAAGTGGCTCGCATTGCTTAAGAGTGCATTACTAAGAGAAGAGCGTTATACGCTTGCATTGAAATGTACTGACCTTGCATTAACGTTTGTACCGGATGATCCGTATGAAATCCGCGATCGTGGCTTTATCTATCAACAGCTAGACTGCCACCAAGTAGCAGCAACGGATTATCAATACTTTATCGACCAATGCCCAGATGACCCTGCATCTGAGTTACTGAAATCTCAAGTGAACGTCATGAACGAAAAGACAGTGGTCGTTCACTAA
- the kdsA gene encoding 3-deoxy-8-phosphooctulonate synthase, which yields MMEQKTVHIGDMPIANDKPFTLFAGMNVLESRDLAMQICEHYVKVTEKLGIPYVFKASFDKANRSSVHSYRGPGMEEGLKIFQELKDTFGVKIITDVHTEAQAQPVADVVDVIQLPAFLARQTDLVEAMAKTGAVINVKKPQFMSPNQVGNIVDKFAECGNDKIILCERGACMGYDNLVVDMLGFGVMKKSSNGSPIIFDVTHSLQMRDPSGAASGGRREQTVELAKAGLATGIAGLFIEAHPNPDQARCDGPSALPLDKLEPFLKQMKALDDLIKGFEHIDIK from the coding sequence ATGATGGAACAGAAAACAGTTCACATTGGCGATATGCCAATTGCTAACGACAAGCCATTCACGCTATTTGCAGGCATGAACGTTCTTGAATCTCGCGATCTAGCAATGCAGATCTGTGAGCACTACGTAAAAGTAACAGAGAAGCTGGGTATCCCTTATGTATTTAAGGCGTCTTTCGATAAAGCGAACCGCAGCTCTGTTCACTCGTACCGTGGTCCTGGTATGGAAGAAGGTCTTAAAATCTTCCAAGAGCTAAAAGACACATTCGGCGTGAAGATCATCACTGATGTTCATACTGAAGCACAAGCTCAGCCAGTTGCAGATGTGGTTGATGTTATCCAGCTTCCAGCATTCCTAGCTCGTCAAACTGACCTAGTTGAAGCGATGGCGAAGACTGGCGCTGTAATCAACGTGAAGAAGCCTCAGTTCATGAGCCCGAACCAAGTTGGCAACATCGTTGATAAGTTTGCTGAGTGTGGCAATGACAAGATCATCCTATGTGAACGTGGCGCTTGTATGGGTTACGACAACCTTGTTGTGGATATGCTTGGTTTTGGCGTTATGAAGAAGTCTTCAAACGGCAGCCCAATCATCTTCGACGTGACGCACTCTCTACAAATGCGCGACCCTTCAGGTGCTGCATCTGGCGGTCGTCGTGAGCAAACGGTTGAACTTGCGAAAGCGGGTCTTGCGACAGGTATTGCGGGTCTGTTTATCGAAGCTCACCCGAACCCTGACCAAGCACGTTGTGACGGCCCATCTGCACTGCCTCTAGATAAACTAGAGCCGTTCTTGAAGCAGATGAAAGCACTTGATGATCTTATCAAAGGCTTCGAACACATCGATATCAAATAA